The Cucumis melo cultivar AY chromosome 5, USDA_Cmelo_AY_1.0, whole genome shotgun sequence genome has a segment encoding these proteins:
- the LOC103496778 gene encoding transcription factor WER-like has protein sequence MEESKAMKQQPKKNLWKPEEDFILRSYVETHGEGNWATVSQESGLMRGAKSCRLRWKNYLRPNIKRGGMSKEEEDLIIRMHKLLGNRWSLIAGRLPGRTDNEVKNYWNTHLNKNGLQDKRKANNSNSCKKNDDNNSDDGNNKKQKKVINQTCYPQPPLYRDNGADLAHDIQRRNQEENREKQNPSNMDDITSSHYNINSPMIPANNTTFNFDDEPYFDHLDPFFLFEAFGCSSVDASLDNM, from the exons ATGGAGGAGAGTAAAGCGATGAAGCAACAGCCCAAGAAAAACTTGTGGAAACCAGAAGAAGATTTCATCCTCAGAAGCTACGTGGAAACTCATGGTGAAGGGAATTGGGCGACTGTCTCCCAGGAATCAG GTTTGATGCGAGGAGCAAAAAGCTGCAGGCTGAGATGGAAGAATTACCTCCGACCTAATATAAAACGTGGGGGAATGTCCAAAGAGGAAGAGGATTTAATAATCCGTATGCATAAACTTTTAGGCAACAG ATGGTCATTGATTGCTGGTCGGCTTCCGGGTCGAACTGATAATGAGGTGAAGAACTACTGGAATACCCATTTAAACAAGAATGGTCTGCAAGATAAAAGAAAAGCAAATAACTCGAACAGCTGTAAGAAAAATGATGACAACAACAGCGACGATGGGAATAATAAGAAGCAGAAGAAAGTTATCAATCAGACTTGTTATCCTCAACCGCCATTATACAGAGACAACGGGGCAGATTTGGCTCATGATATACAGAGAAGGAACCAGGAAGAGAACAGAGAAAAGCAAAATCCTTCGAATATGGATGACATAACAAGTTctcattataatataaattcaCCAATGATACCTGCAAATAACACGACGTTTAATTTTGACGACGAGCCTTACTTTGACCACCTTGATCCCTTCTTCCTGTTCGAAGCATTTGGATGCAGTAGTGTTGATGCATCACTGGATAACATGTAA